One Polaribacter reichenbachii genomic window, AATTTTATAACTAAAGTTTCTGATATCATTATCATTTTAAAATTAAGTCCAGAAACTTTTAAAAAATGGGAAAAAGATAAAACAATACATAAGGTAGAAGTTCTAAAACAAATTACTTTATATTACCAAATAGCTACTAAGGATGTAGAGTTATTACTCTTTTTTAATAACCTACAAGACCCAAATAAGCTAAACGAATTTTTACAGTGATTATTAAAAAAAACTAGTTTAGTATTCTTTAAAATTTCACTAATTTTATTGTTTAAAATTAAGAGAACTTGCTCACACAACTTTCAATAAATAACTACGCTTTAATCAATCAATTATCTATTGATTTTTCTTCTGGTTTATCTATAATTACTGGTGAAACTGGTGCAGGTAAATCCATTTTGTTGGGGGCTTTAGGTTTGGTTTTGGGGAATAGAGTAGATTTATCTTCTTTAAAAGACACTTCTAAAAAGTGTGTTGTAGAGGCCAGATTAGATATTGCTAATTATAATTTAAATGATTTTTTTAACGAAGTTGATTTAGATTACGAATCAGAAACCATAATAAGAAGAGAAATTTTACCATCAGGTAAATCTCGTGCTTTTGTAAACGATACACCTGTTCGTTTATCGGTTTTAAACGAATTAAGAACAAAGTTGATAGATGTGCATTCGCAACATCAAACATTGCAATTATCAGATAATAGTTTTCAGTTTTCTATTTTAGATGCTTTAGCAAAAAATAAAGAGAAAATTGCTTCTTACAAAAGAGGATATGCTAAGTTGAATCAGCTTAAAAAAGAATTACAAGAATTAGAAGCTGTTCAAAAAGAAGCAAATCAGCAATACGAATACAATTTGCATTTGTTTAATGAATTAGAAGAAGCTAATTTAAAAGTTGATGAACAAGAAGAATTAGAAGAAAAACTAGAGAAATTAAATAATATAGAAGATATAAAACTTAATTTATCAGAAGCTTTAGAAATTTCGGTAAATGAGGAAATTGGTATCCAAAACTTGTTAAATACGCTAGAAAATCGATTGTTAAAAATTGCATCTTTTTCTAAAGATTATCAAGAATTGTCAGAAAGAGTAACATCAGTAAAAATAGAAATTGATGATGTTGTTACAGAATTAGAAAATGCTAATGAAAACGTCGATTTTAATCCGAATGAAATCGAAGAATTAAACGATCGTTTGCAACTGATTTATAATTTGCAGAAAAAGCATACAGTTTCTACAAATCAAGAATTAATAAAAGTTTTAGAAGATTTATCAGAAAAAGTAAGTCAAGTAGAAAATGCAGAAGAAACCATCAATAATAAACAAAAAGAAATTGATGATGTTGCAGGTAAATTAGACAAACTAGCAGGTTTAATTACAAAAAGTAGAGTAGCTTCAATACCTAAATTAACTAAAGAATTACAATTTTTATTATCAGAATTAGGTATGGAAAACGCAAGATTTTCTATCAAAATAAAACCAACTAAAAGTTATTTTTCTAACGGAAAAGACGAATTAGAATTTTTATTTTCTGCCAATAAAGGTGGTAGTTTTGGCGAATTGAAAAAAGTAGCTTCAGGTGGTGAGTTATCAAGAATAATGCTCTCTGTAAAGAAAGTTTTATCAGAAAACACACAATTACCAACCATTATTTTCGATGAAATTGATACAGGAGTTTCTGGTGAAGTTTCTAACAAAATTGCAGCAATAATGCAGCAAATGGGTAAACACATGCAAGTAATTGCCATAACACATTTACCACAAATTGCATCAAAAGGACAAAGCCATTATAAGGTATTTAAAAAAGAAGTAAAAGGTGTTACTACAACCAATTTAAAGCAATTAACTACAGAAGAAAGAATTAAAGAAATTGCAGAAATGTTAAGTGGTAAAGATATTTCAGATTCTGCTTTAACACACGCAAAAGAACTATTAAGTCTATAAACGTATAAAGATTTTAATGTATTTTTAGTTAAATAAAAGCTTGTATTAAATATATTTGCAAGCTGTTTAATTTGGTAAACTAGAATTTAGATTCTTACTTACAAACAAAACCAACAACAATAATTAATAAAGAATAACAAGTATTATGTACAATTTATTAAAAGGTAAAAAAGGAATTATTTTCGGAGCTTTAAACGAGCAATCTATTGCTTGGAAAGTAGCAGAAAGAGCACACGAAGAAGGCGCAGAATTTGTATTAACAAATGCACCAATTGCTTTAAGAATGGGGCAATTAAATGCATTAGCAGAAAAAACTGGTTCGCAAGTTATTGCTGCAGATGCAACTTCTTTAGAAGATATTACTGCTTTAGTAGAGCAATCTATGGAGATTTTAGGTGGTAAAATCGACTTCGTTTTACACTCAATTGGTATGTCTGTAAACGTTAGAAAAAAAATACATTATACAGACTCTAATTACGATTTTACAGCAAAAGGTTGGGACATTTCTGCACTTTCTTTTCATAAAGTAATGAATGTTTTATACAACAAAAAGGCAATGTCTGAATGGGGTTCTATAGTAGCGTTAACATATATGGCTGCACAAAGAGTTTTTCCAGATTATAATGATATGGCAGACAACAAAGCCTATTTAGAGAGTATTGCACGTAGTTTTGGCTACTTTTTTGGTAGAGATCACAAGGTTCGTGTAAATACAATTTCTCAATCGCCAACACCAACTACAGCAGGTAGTGGAGTAAAAGGTTTTGATGGTTTTATAGAATACGCAGAAAAAATGAGTCCTTTAGGTAATGCATCTGCTCTAGAATGTGCAGATTATACCATTTCTATGTTCTCAGATTTAACTAAAAAAGTAACAATGCAGAACTTATTTCACGATGGTGGATTCTCAAATATGGGAGTAAGCGATCCTGTTATGGAAAAGTTTGAGTAGGTTTTTTAGAAGCTATTTCCAGCTTTACGCTATATCTTTTTTTGAAAAAACAAAAAAAGGATGCCACTTCAATCTGGGCTAAACTTGTTTGCCTACTTTTAGAATTTATAAAGGCTAAATACTTTTCATAAAAAATTAAAAATGCAAATCAATTTCGGTTTGCATTTTTTACTTTTGAACACTGAACACTGAACACTGAACACTGAACACTGAACACTGAACACTGAACACTGAACACTGAACACTGAACACTGAACACTGAACACTGAACACTTGAAACTAAACTTCTCTTTAATAATTCCGGTTTACAATCGTCCAAAAGAAATAGACGAGTTATTGAGTAGTTTATCCAAACAAACTTTTTCAGAAGCTTTTGAGGTTTTAATAATAGAAGATGGTTCATCAGAAAAAAGTGTTCTTATAGTAGAAAAGTATCAATCTCAATTAAATTTAAAATACTTTTTTAAAGAAAACACTGGAGCAGGAGCAAGCCGTAATTTCGGAATGCAAATAGCTTCTGGGAATTATTTTATTGTATTAGATTCAGATGTAATTGTTCCAGAACAATATTTATCAGAAGTGTCAAAAACGTTAGAAGCTAATTATACAGATGCTTTTGGTGGTCCAGATGCTGCTCATAAAAACTTTACAGTTTTACAAAAAGCCATTAATTATTCAATGACATCAGTTTTAACTACTGGCGGAATTCGTGGTAAGAAAAAAGCTGTGGGTAAATTCCAACTAAGGAGTTTTAATTTTGGTATATCTAAAACAGCTTTTCATAAGACACAAGGCTTTTCTAAAATGAAGAACGGAGAAGATATCGATTTAACCTTTAGACTTTGGGAAAATAATTTTGAAACCCAATTAATTGATACAGCTTTTGTCTATCATAAAAGAAGAAGTACTATCAAGCAATTTTATAAACAAACCTTTGGTTTTGGAACAGCAAGACCAATTTTAAATCGGAAATATCCAAATACAGGAAAAATCACCTATTGGTTTCCAAGCGTATTTATTGTTGGTTTAACAATCAGTATTCTATTAGCAATTTGGGGTTATTTAACTTTGTTTAGTTGTTATTACTTATATTTCTTAGCTTTATTTTTCGATTCTTTCATCAAAAATGGATTACGAGTAGGTTTTTTAAGTATCATAACCTCACTAACTCAGTTTTTAGGTTATGGTTTAGGCTTTTTAAAAAGTCAGTTTTTTAGAAAAAAATAAAGCTCCCAACTTCTTGAGAGCTTTAAATTATTATATAGCCTAGATTTATTTTTCAGGATTTAGAATTCCTAAAATATAACCATCAGTTAAATATTTCTTAGCAACCATTTGAATGTCTTCCTTGGTTAATGCATTAACTCTTTCTTCAAAAGAAGTGGCATCAGAAGCATCATTCTTCATATAATCTATGTTTTTAATAAAGTTTAACCAATATCTATTTCTTTTGATACTTTCTTTATAATCTAAAATTTGTGCTTTTTTAGTTTTCATTAAATCTTCTTCAGTTGGGCCATTTTTAGCCATATCTTCTACTTGGGCAAGAGCAATGTTCTTTAATTTATCTACATTTTCTGGAGCACAAGGAAAAGAAATAGAGAAATTATATCTACCATAAGGCATCTTAGAAATATTACCACTAGTTCTAGAAGAATATACACCACCTTCTTCTTCACGTAATTTTTCGGTTAATTTTATACCAACAATTTCTCCTAAACTTTTAAAAGCTAAAGCTTCTTTTTTGTTATAGGTTGTTTCTCCTTGATAAGTTATTCTTACACTACTTTTAGGGTCTTTTCCTTTTTCAACTATTTTAGTATGAGAACCTTTTAAAGGTCTAAATTCATCTACTTTATAAGTTTCTTTAGAATCTTTACCAGGTAAACTAGCAATATATTTCATAGTTAATTCAGCTAATTTTCTTTCATCAATATTACCAACAAAATAGAAATTGAAATCTCCAGCATCAGCAAAACGCTCATTATATTTAGCATAAGCTAAATCATAATCTGCGGCATCATATTTTTCTTCAGAAGGAAAACCTGTATATCTTGAGTTACCTTCGTTCATAAAGTCTGACATTTCTTTTTGGAAAAAGAAATTAGGACTTGCTAATAAATTACCTAAAAAGCTTTTATTCTTATTAATAGAAGATTTAAATGCTTTATCATCTTTATTTAAAGAAGTAAAGTATAAGTGAACTAATTGAAAAAGTTCTTCTAAATTTTTAGGTGAAGCAGAACCATTAAATCCTTCGCTTAAACCACTAATATAAGGTCTAACATTAGCAATTTTACCAGACATCATTTTTCTTAAATCTGACTTTGAATAACCATTTACACCAGCATCAGTTAAGGCAGCATTTGCAAAAGATGTTGCTTTTAATTCCTCATCAGAATATAAAGAAGTTCCTCCATAACTATAAGCAGTAAATAAAATTTCATCGTTTTTAAAATCAGTTTTTTTGTAAGTAACCTTTGCCCCATTTTCTAAAACAAATGTTTTTGTACCTAATTCATCGTTTTTAGTTGCTCCTACAATTTTACCCATTGTTGGTGCATCAGTAATTAAAGAGGCAGCAACTTCTTTATCTTCATAAGGTTTTAATTCTTTAGTTTTTACATTGTTTAAAGCATCTAAAACTTGTTGCTCAGTTACAACTTGTTTAGGACCAGTAATAATGATTACTCTATTATCATCGTGAATAAAATTTTTGATAACCTCATTAATTTCTTCTAGTTGTATTGTAGGTAATAATTTTTTGTTCATATTAAAAGTCCAAGCGATACCTGGAATAGGGCTTTTATCTAAAAAATGATTTACATAAGCGCCTGCAATTCTCCCAGACTCATTTTTATCTCGATCATTATAAGATTTCTCTAAACGAGATAAAACATTTTTTTTAGCTCTTTCTAATTCACCTGTAGTAAATCCGAAACGTTTTGCACGTTCACTTTCTTCTAATAGCGCTTCAAGACCTTTTAATTGACCATCAGCACTTGTGTTTGCTACAGATTGATATGCTTCTCTATTTCTTGCATAAGTACCTCCATGATAGCTAAACCCAAAGATAAAAGGTGGGTTTTCTCCATTTCTTAATTCATCCAAACGATTATTTAACATCTGAGAAAATAAAGATTCTACTATCGATTTTCTAAAAGCTACTACAGTTTCTGTTGGTTTGGTATCTTCATAATCTTTATACATTAATTGAACTCTAGAAAAAGGAGATTCTTTATCAGATTCGATAGATATAAATGTTTCTTCATGATTTTTTATTGAGAAAGATTCTCTTTTTCTTGGGTTTTTAGATGCAGGTATATCGTTAAAATATTTTTTAATTTTATTTTCTAATTCAGCAACATCTACATCACCAACAGCAATAACAGCCATTAAATCTGGTCTGTACCAATCTTTTTGAAAACGTCTAATGCTTTCGTAAGAAAAGTTTTTAATACTTTCTTCTGTTCCAATTGGTAATCTATCAGCATATTTAGAACCGTACATTAATTTAGGCAAATATTTTTCCATCATTCTGCTATCTGCACCACGTCTAGATCTGTATTCTTCTAAAACTACACCACGCTCATCATCAATATCTTTGTCTTCTAACAAAGCGCTACCAGCCCAATCTCTAATTATTTGAAAGCCTTTGTCGAGTTTGGCTTCATCATCACTAGGTATTGGTAAAATGTAAACAGTTTGGTCAAAACCTGTATAAGCATTTAAATCAGCTCCAAATTTTACACCAATAGATTGTAAATAATCAACTAATTCATTTTTTTTGAAGTTTTTAGTTCCGTTAAAGTTCATGTGCTCCATAAAATGAGCTACTCCTAATTGGTCTTCGTCTTCTAAAATAGAACCAGCATTAATTGCCAAACGAAGTTCTACTTTGTTAGCAGGTTTACCATTGTTTTTAATGTAATAGGTTAAGCCGTTAGAAAGTTTACCAATTTTTACACTTTCATCAATTGGTATTTTTTTGTCCATCATCTTTTGTGCATAAAAAGATGTCGTAAAAACGGATAGAAATAAAATAAATAGTACTCTTTTCATAGAATTTTGTGGGTTTTAAGTTAAAATTAGTCACTAATATAGTTACTAAAAATTAATTAAACTAAGTTTTTAGTTCAAAATTAAGAGAATAATATTTTATTTATCTTTATCTTAACTTTTGATTAGCATTTAGAATCAAAATCCATTAGATATTAGAAAATGAAAAGAAGAAATTTTATAAAAAAAGCATCAGCAACTGGTTTAGGTTTGGTTGCAATGTCATCGTCATTTATCAGCAAAGGAAATTCAAAAGAAGATAAGAAAGTTATTTTATCAAATTCAGTTTTAATAAAACCATTAGTTATTGCTACTTGGAGAACTCCTTTGGCTGTAAATACTGCTGCTGCACTTTTAGAAAAAGGTAGTTCTGCTTTAGATGCTGTAGAGCAAGGTTGTAGAATTGAAGAAGCTAACGAAAAAAATCAAACAGTTGGTAAAGGAGGTTTGCCTGATAGAGATGGAAATGTAACCTTAGATGCTTGTATTATGGATGATAAAGGAAATTACGGATCTGTTTTGGGAGTAAAAAATATAAAACACGTTATTTCTGTAGCAAGAAAAGTTATGGAAGATACGCCACATGTTATGTTAGTGGGTGATGGGGCAGAACAATTTGCAGTTAGTAAAGGTTTTAAAAGAGAAAATTTATTGACAGAATCTTCTAAAAAAGCTTGGGAAAAATGGAAGGTTAAATCTAAATACAAACCGATTATCAATATAGAGAATCACGATACAATTGGTATGTTAGCTATTGATAAAAAAGGAAATATTTCTGGAGCTTGTACCACAAGTGGATTGGCTTATAAAATGGCTGGTAGAGTAGGAGACTCTCCTATTATTGGAGGTGGACTTTTTGTTGATAATGAAATTGGAGGAGCTGCTGCAACTGGTTTAGGAGAAGAAGTTTTAAAAACTGTAGGTAGTTTTTTAATTGTTGAATTAATGCGTCAAGGAAAATCGCCACAAGAAGCTTGTGAAGAAGCTATTGCTAGAATTGTTAGTAAACCTAATAGTAACTATAAAAATTTTCAAGTAGGTTATATCGCTGTTAATAAACAAGGAGAAACTGGTGCTTATGCTATTCACGAGTGGTTTAGTTATAATGTCTATCAAAATAAAGAGAATAAAAATATAAAGTCTGATTTTTATAATAAAGGATAATCAGCAGCTTTCAAATAATTTGTCTTTCCTGTATAAGTAGGAAACTCTAAACTATTTAATTTAGGACTCAATAAAATGAAGTTTAGAAGTCTAATTAAATATTGAGGATTCTAAGAAATAGAAATTAATTTCTATAAATAGATAAAAAAACAAAACCCAAAACTAAATCAGTTTTGGGTTTTTAATTATCTAAGGCATTGCCTTTTATTTTTTTTGTTTTGCTTGCTGTTCTTGAGCTTGCTTCATAGCATCATCTATACGTTGTCTGAATTTACTTTTCTTTTTTTCAGGACGTTTTTTGTTTTCTTCTATTTGTGCATGAATTTTATCTTCATCAATCACATAATTCTTAATTACCAACATAATTGTAATAGTTAATAAGTTAGAAATAAAGTAATATAAACTTAATGAACTCGCATAATTGTTAAAGAAAAACAACATCATTATAGGAGAGAAGTAAATCATATACTTCATCATCTTACTCATATCTGGCATACCTTCTTGAGTAGGCGCTTGCATATTTGCTTGCTGACTTTGGTTCATTTTCATATAAAAGAAAATAGCAACAGAAGCCAAAATTGGGAATAAACTTACGTGATCTCCATAAAAAGGAATAGAGAAAGGAAGTTTAAAAATAATATCATAAGAAGATAAATCTGGTGCCCATAAAAAGCTTTCTTGTCTTAAAGCTAAGTTTGTAGGGAAAAATTTAAATAAAGCAAAGAATACTGGCATTTGTAATAATGCTGGTATACAACCAGAAAGCATATTAACACCTGCCTTACGCTGAATTGCCATTGTTTCTTGCTGACGCTTCATTGCGTTTTCTTTCCCTGGATATTTTTCGTTCAAGGCAGTTAATTCAGGACGAATTACCTTCATTTTTGCACTTGATAAATATGATTTATAAACTAGAGGAGACATTATAATTCTAACAACTATCGTCATTAAAATGATAATTAATCCGTAGTTTGATAAAAAGCCTTGTAAGAAATTAAATACAGGATAAAAAACTGTTCTGTTTAAGAAACCAAATATTCCCCAACCTAAATCTGCAGTTTCATCTAAATCTGTACCTTCATAAGATTTTAATAAATTATAATCACTTGGTCCGTAAAACCATTTCATATTATAATTCAACTCTCCACCAGCTAAAGCCAATGGTGTTTTTAATGCAAAACTTTTAGTAAAAACAGTATCAATTTCTTCATTTTCTACTAAGTCTTTAGAAGTTACAGTTGCATTTTCAAAAGGAGTATCTGTTAATAAATTCGACGTAAAAAAGTGTTGTTTATAAGCAACCCAATCTACATCATTAATAACTTCAGTATTACCAGCACTTACATAATCCACATCTTCTTCAGATTTATAATATAAATTAGAATACATTGTATTCTCGGTTTTTATACTTTTTTCGTGTCTATATCCTTTTAAAGACCAATCTAAATTTATAGGATTAGAAGAATTAATTACTGAACTTAAACCTTGAGAACGAATAGAAAAATTAACCATATATTTTTTAGGTTTAATTTCATATCTATACTCTAAAAACTGAGAATCAGAAACTTTAAGTTTCATAGATAAAACTGAATTCTCTCCGTTTTTAGTTAAAGTTGGTTCAAAAAATAAATCTTTTGTATTTAAAATTCTGTTGTCTGTTGTTCCAAAATTGATGTTAAATGATGAGTTATTATCATTTATCATATATAAAGGAAGCGAATCGTGTGTTTTATAGTTCTTGATTAAGGCTTTTACAATCTGTCCACCTTTATTATCAATCGTTAATTTTACAAGATTATTTTGAATTTCTGTTGTACCTTCTGTACCATTAATTGCGCTTTGTGCAAAAGCACCTAGTTTATTAGTTAAGGCAACTTGTTTTAGAGAATCGTTAGCAAAACTTGGTGTTGCAGTTTTGGTAGTTGTTGGTATGTTAACCGTAGTTTCTTCTACATCTGGTGTAGATTTTTGCTCAATATCTTCTGGTTTGTTGGTGTTTAAATACCAAAGCATTATTGCACCAAGAAGAATCATTCCTATAAAAGAATTATAATCGAATTTTTTTTGTTCCATATGTAAATTAATGTCAATTTGTCATTAGCTCAAGAAATAATCCTGAGAAAATCGCGACAAATGTAGTTAAAAAGCAGAATTTAGGTTTATTTTTATGCTTTAAATTATATACTTTTTAATAGTTCAATTAGTATTCCGAAATTATAATTTAGATTGTTTTAAAGCAGCTTTAATAAAATCTACAAATAAAGGATGAGGTTTTAGAACCGTACTTTTATATTCTGGATGATATTGAACACCAACAAACCAAGGATGATTGATAACTTCAACAACTTCTACTAAACCTGTTTTCGGGTTAATACCAGTTGCTTTCATTCCTTTTAATTCAATTTGGTCTTTATAATTGTTATTAAATTCATAACGATGTCTGTGACGTTCACTAATTTTTTCTGATTGATAAGCATTATAAGCCTTAGAACCTTCTAAAAGATTACAATCCCAAGCACCTAAACGCATTGTACCACCTTTTTCAGTTACATCTTCTTGACTTTCCATTAAATTAATAACAGGGTTTTTACAATTCTTTTTCATTTCTGTAGAAAAAGCATCAACTAAACCTAGAACATTTTTAGAAAACTCAATTACTGCCATTTGCATACCTAAACAAATTCCGAAAAAAGGAATATTATTTTCTCTTGCATATTGCACAGCTTTAATTTTACCATCAATTCCACGATCTCCAAAACCAGGAGCAACTAAAATACCATTTACACCTTGTAAAAGTTCTTCATAATTTTCTATAGTTAAACTTTCTGAGTGAATCCAACGTACATTTACTTTTGTTTCGTTAGATGAACCTGCATGAATAAAGGCTTCTGTAATTGATTTATAAGAATCTTGTAACTCTATATATTTACCAATTAAAGCAATTTCTACTTCAGATTTAGGGTTTTTATGTTTTTGTATAAAATTATTCCAAGTTTTTAATTTTGGTTCTTGTTTAGACTCTAAATGTAATTTCTTTAAAACTACAGTATCTAAACCTTCTTCTAACATTAAGTTAGGTACATCGTAAATTGTTTCTGCATCTATAGATTGTATAACATCTTCTTTTTTAACATTACAGAATAATGCTAATTTTCTTTTGATGTCATCAGATATTTGATGTTCTGTTCTACACACTAAAATATCTGGGCTAACACCACTTTGCATTAACATTTTTACAGAGTGTTGTGTAGGTTTTGTTTTTAACTCACCAGCTGCAGCAAGATAGGGCACTAAAGTTAAGTGAATAACTATGGCATTTTCTTCTCCTTTTTCCCATAACATTTGTCTTACAGATTCAACATAAGGTAAAGATTCAATATCACCAACGGTTCCACCAATTTCTGTAATTACAATATCATAATCACCAGTTTCTCCTAAAAGTTGAATTCGGTGTTTGATTTCATCAGTAATATGAGGAATAACTTGTACCGTTTTTCCTAAAAAGTCTCCTTTTCTTTCTTTGTTGATAACAGATTGATAAATTCTACCAGTTGTTACATTATTTGCCTGACTTGTAGGTATGTTTAGGTATCGCTCGTAATGACCAAGATCTAAATCTGTTTCGGCCCCATCATCAGTAACATAACATTCTCCATGTTCGTACGGATTTAGAGTTCCTGGGTCTATATTAATATATGGGTCTAATTTTTGAATTGTTACAGAAAAGCCTCTTTCTTGTAATAATTTAGCTAATGAAGCTGCAATAATTCCTTTTCCTAGTGAAGATGTTACGCCTCCTGTTACAAAAACGTATTTAGTATTGTGCATGGTTACTTTAGGTTTGCGCAAAAGTAGTAACTCTCAATTTTATCACAAATAAAAATGAAGAAAAGATTTTACTAATTTTAAAATTGATTAATATTGATAAAAATAGCTTGGTATAATTTTTGCGAATTTTAAGTAAAAAATGTATTATGAAATTAAGATTATGTTATCTGTTGTTTTTTGTTTTTACCTCTTGTTCAGTTTTATTTCCTGATGGTGTTTCTTATCAAATGCCAGATTACAGCTTTAGTTATTTAACATTTAATAAAAGGCTAGATTATAATGGCAAAAAATATTTATTAAATAGCACACAGTTTGGAGAATCTAATTTTAATAATGCTAGCTACTTAGAAGAGGTAGTACAGTTTTTTAAAAAGCAACTAAGAGATAATGTTAAATTAAAAAATGATTTTAGAAATAGTGAAAATAAAATACTGATACCTTTTATTATAGACTATGATGTTTCTAAAGAAAACATTCAGTTTCTTAAAGAAAGTACAAACATAGATTATATTATACTAAGTAAAGTACTATATTTAGAAGATATAGAAAATAAGTCATTAAGTAATGTTCATAAAAAGAAGATGTATTTTTCTAAGGAAGGCGCTGTTTCTTTTATAAAAATTATTGATGTTAATAATGGAAAGATCCTTTTAGAAATGACCTGTACAGGTAAAATCTCTAAATCTGAGGATAAAGATATGCAAACAGGAGAGAATTTAAATAGATTAAATCTTTATAAAGGCTCTTATGCTTTGGGAGAAAAAACCATGAAAAAGCTATTGAAAAAGATAAAATAAAAATATTTTAATTTTTTTTCAAATACTATTTGTCAAAAATAAAAACAGTTGTATATTTGCACACGCTTTTAGCAAGATAAAATTGATAAGCGAAAAAAATAATAAAGAAGACTTTTAAAAATACATATAATGCCGAAAAGAACGTATCAACCATCAAAGAGAAAGAGAAGAAACAAACACGGTTTCATGGAGAGAATGGCTTCTGCTAATGGTAGAAAGGTATTAGCTCGTAGAAGAGCAAAAGGAAGAAAGAAAATTTCTGTTTCATCTGAAACTAGACATAAAAAATAAATGATTAACAATTGTTAATATATAAGGTGTTACTTTTTTAAGTAACACCTTTTTTTATACCCAAGCACTACTTATTTTTGTAAAACTAATAAACACAATTACTTACAATGCCAAAAAGAGAAGACCTTAAATCCATTTTAATTATTGGTTCAGGCCCAATTGTTATTGGTCAGGCCTGTGAATTCGATTATTCTGGATCACAATCTTTACGTTCATTAAGAGAAGATGGAATAGAAACTATCTTAATAAACTCTAACCCAGCAACTATTATGACAGACCCATCTATGGCTGATCATGTATACTTGTTGCCTTTAACAACAAAATCAATTATTCAAATTTTAAAAGAGCATCCACAGATTGATGCAGTTTTACCAACAATGGGTGGTCAAACAGCATTAAATCTTTGTATAGAAGCAGATGATAAAGGAATTTGGGAAGATTTCAATGTTAAATTAATTGGGGTAGATATTGATGCAATTAATGTTACAGAAGATAGAGAGCAGTTTAGAGAATTGATGAAAAAAATTGGAGTGCCAATGGCGCCTCAAGAAACAGCAACATCTTTCTTAAAAGGTAAAGAAATCGCACAAGAGTTTGGTTTTCCTTTAGTAATTCGTTCTTCTTATACTTTAGGAGG contains:
- the recN gene encoding DNA repair protein RecN, whose amino-acid sequence is MLTQLSINNYALINQLSIDFSSGLSIITGETGAGKSILLGALGLVLGNRVDLSSLKDTSKKCVVEARLDIANYNLNDFFNEVDLDYESETIIRREILPSGKSRAFVNDTPVRLSVLNELRTKLIDVHSQHQTLQLSDNSFQFSILDALAKNKEKIASYKRGYAKLNQLKKELQELEAVQKEANQQYEYNLHLFNELEEANLKVDEQEELEEKLEKLNNIEDIKLNLSEALEISVNEEIGIQNLLNTLENRLLKIASFSKDYQELSERVTSVKIEIDDVVTELENANENVDFNPNEIEELNDRLQLIYNLQKKHTVSTNQELIKVLEDLSEKVSQVENAEETINNKQKEIDDVAGKLDKLAGLITKSRVASIPKLTKELQFLLSELGMENARFSIKIKPTKSYFSNGKDELEFLFSANKGGSFGELKKVASGGELSRIMLSVKKVLSENTQLPTIIFDEIDTGVSGEVSNKIAAIMQQMGKHMQVIAITHLPQIASKGQSHYKVFKKEVKGVTTTNLKQLTTEERIKEIAEMLSGKDISDSALTHAKELLSL
- a CDS encoding enoyl-ACP reductase FabI encodes the protein MYNLLKGKKGIIFGALNEQSIAWKVAERAHEEGAEFVLTNAPIALRMGQLNALAEKTGSQVIAADATSLEDITALVEQSMEILGGKIDFVLHSIGMSVNVRKKIHYTDSNYDFTAKGWDISALSFHKVMNVLYNKKAMSEWGSIVALTYMAAQRVFPDYNDMADNKAYLESIARSFGYFFGRDHKVRVNTISQSPTPTTAGSGVKGFDGFIEYAEKMSPLGNASALECADYTISMFSDLTKKVTMQNLFHDGGFSNMGVSDPVMEKFE
- a CDS encoding glycosyltransferase, with product MKLNFSLIIPVYNRPKEIDELLSSLSKQTFSEAFEVLIIEDGSSEKSVLIVEKYQSQLNLKYFFKENTGAGASRNFGMQIASGNYFIVLDSDVIVPEQYLSEVSKTLEANYTDAFGGPDAAHKNFTVLQKAINYSMTSVLTTGGIRGKKKAVGKFQLRSFNFGISKTAFHKTQGFSKMKNGEDIDLTFRLWENNFETQLIDTAFVYHKRRSTIKQFYKQTFGFGTARPILNRKYPNTGKITYWFPSVFIVGLTISILLAIWGYLTLFSCYYLYFLALFFDSFIKNGLRVGFLSIITSLTQFLGYGLGFLKSQFFRKK
- a CDS encoding M16 family metallopeptidase yields the protein MKRVLFILFLSVFTTSFYAQKMMDKKIPIDESVKIGKLSNGLTYYIKNNGKPANKVELRLAINAGSILEDEDQLGVAHFMEHMNFNGTKNFKKNELVDYLQSIGVKFGADLNAYTGFDQTVYILPIPSDDEAKLDKGFQIIRDWAGSALLEDKDIDDERGVVLEEYRSRRGADSRMMEKYLPKLMYGSKYADRLPIGTEESIKNFSYESIRRFQKDWYRPDLMAVIAVGDVDVAELENKIKKYFNDIPASKNPRKRESFSIKNHEETFISIESDKESPFSRVQLMYKDYEDTKPTETVVAFRKSIVESLFSQMLNNRLDELRNGENPPFIFGFSYHGGTYARNREAYQSVANTSADGQLKGLEALLEESERAKRFGFTTGELERAKKNVLSRLEKSYNDRDKNESGRIAGAYVNHFLDKSPIPGIAWTFNMNKKLLPTIQLEEINEVIKNFIHDDNRVIIITGPKQVVTEQQVLDALNNVKTKELKPYEDKEVAASLITDAPTMGKIVGATKNDELGTKTFVLENGAKVTYKKTDFKNDEILFTAYSYGGTSLYSDEELKATSFANAALTDAGVNGYSKSDLRKMMSGKIANVRPYISGLSEGFNGSASPKNLEELFQLVHLYFTSLNKDDKAFKSSINKNKSFLGNLLASPNFFFQKEMSDFMNEGNSRYTGFPSEEKYDAADYDLAYAKYNERFADAGDFNFYFVGNIDERKLAELTMKYIASLPGKDSKETYKVDEFRPLKGSHTKIVEKGKDPKSSVRITYQGETTYNKKEALAFKSLGEIVGIKLTEKLREEEGGVYSSRTSGNISKMPYGRYNFSISFPCAPENVDKLKNIALAQVEDMAKNGPTEEDLMKTKKAQILDYKESIKRNRYWLNFIKNIDYMKNDASDATSFEERVNALTKEDIQMVAKKYLTDGYILGILNPEK